A single Pan troglodytes isolate AG18354 chromosome 19, NHGRI_mPanTro3-v2.0_pri, whole genome shotgun sequence DNA region contains:
- the FZD2 gene encoding frizzled-2, whose product MRPRSALPRLLLPLLLLPAAGPAQFHGEKGISIPDHGFCQPISIPLCTDIAYNQTIMPNLLGHTNQEDAGLEVHQFYPLVKVQCSPELRFFLCSMYAPVCTVLEQAIPPCRSICERARQGCEALMNKFGFQWPERLRCEHFPRHGAEQICVGQNHSEDGAPALLTTAPPPGLQPGAGGTPGGPGGGGAPPRYATLEHPFHCPRVLKVPSYLSYKFLGERDCAAPCEPARPDGSMFFSQEETRFARLWILTWSVLCCASTFFTVTTYLVDMQRFRYPERPIIFLSGCYTMVSVAYIAGFVLQERVVCNERFSEDGYRTVVQGTKKEGCTILFMMLYFFSMASSIWWVILSLTWFLAAGMKWGHEAIEANSQYFHLAAWAVPAVKTITILAMGQIDGDLLSGVCFVGLNSLDPLRGFVLAPLFVYLFIGTSFLLAGFVSLFRIRTIMKHDGTKTEKLERLMVRIGVFSVLYTVPATIVIACYFYEQAFREHWERSWVSQHCKSLAIPCPAHYTPRMSPDFTVYMIKYLMTLIVGITSGFWIWSGKTLHSWRKFYTRLTNSRHGETTV is encoded by the coding sequence ATGCGGCCCCGCAGCGCCCTGCCCCgcctgctgctgccgctgctgctgctgcccgcCGCCGGGCCGGCCCAGTTCCACGGGGAGAAGGGCATCTCCATCCCGGACCACGGCTTCTGCCAGCCCATCTCCATCCCGCTGTGCACGGACATCGCCTACAACCAGACCATCATGCCCAACCTTCTGGGCCACACGAACCAGGAGGACGCAGGCCTGGAGGTGCACCAGTTCTATCCGCTGGTGAAGGTGCAGTGCTCGCCCGAACTGCGCTTCTTCCTGTGCTCCATGTACGCACCCGTGTGCACCGTGCTGGAACAGGCCATCCCGCCGTGCCGCTCTATCTGTGAGCGCGCGCGCCAGGGCTGCGAAGCGCTCATGAACAAGTTCGGTTTTCAGTGGCCCGAGCGCCTGCGCTGCGAGCACTTCCCGCGCCACGGCGCCGAGCAGATCTGCGTGGGCCAGAACCACTCCGAGGACGGAGCGCCCGCGCTACTCACCACCGCGCCGCCGCCGGGACTGCAGCCGGGTGCCGGGGGCACCCCGGGTggcccgggcggcggcggcgctcCCCCGCGCTACGCCACGCTGGAGCACCCCTTCCACTGCCCGCGCGTCCTCAAGGTGCCATCCTATCTCAGCTACAAGTTTCTGGGCGAGCGTGATTGTGCTGCGCCCTGCGAACCTGCGCGGCCCGATGGTTCCATGTTCTTCTCACAGGAGGAGACGCGTTTCGCGCGCCTCTGGATCCTCACCTGGTCGGTGCTGTGCTGCGCTTCCACCTTCTTCACTGTCACCACGTACTTGGTAGACATGCAGCGCTTCCGCTACCCAGAGCGGCCTATCATTTTTCTATCGGGCTGCTACACCATGGTGTCGGTGGCCTACATCGCGGGCTTCGTGCTCCAGGAGCGCGTGGTGTGCAACGAGCGCTTCTCCGAGGACGGTTACCGCACGGTGGTGCAGGGCACCAAGAAGGAGGGCTGCACCATCCTCTTCATGATGCTCTACTTCTTCAGCATGGCCAGCTCCATCTGGTGGGTCATCCTGTCGCTCACCTGGTTCCTGGCAGCCGGCATGAAGTGGGGCCACGAGGCCATCGAGGCCAACTCTCAGTACTTCCACCTGGCCGCCTGGGCCGTGCCGGCCGTCAAGACCATCACCATCCTGGCCATGGGCCAGATCGACGGCGACCTGCTGAGCGGCGTGTGCTTCGTGGGCCTCAACAGCCTGGACCCGCTGCGGGGCTTCGTGCTAGCGCCGCTCTTCGTGTACCTGTTCATCGGCACGTCCTTCCTCCTGGCCGGCTTCGTGTCGCTCTTCCGCATCCGCACCATCATGAAGCACGACGGCACCAAGACCGAAAAGCTGGAGCGGCTCATGGTGCGCATCGGCGTCTTCTCCGTGCTCTACACAGTGCCCGCCACCATCGTCATCGCTTGCTACTTCTACGAGCAGGCCTTCCGCGAGCACTGGGAGCGCTCGTGGGTGAGCCAGCACTGCAAGAGCCTGGCCATCCCGTGCCCGGCGCACTACACGCCGCGCATGTCGCCCGACTTCACGGTCTACATGATCAAATACCTCATGACGCTCATCGTGGGCATCACGTCGGGCTTCTGGATCTGGTCGGGCAAGACGCTGCACTCGTGGAGGAAGTTCTACACTCGCCTCACCAACAGCCGACACGGTGAGACCACCGTGTGA